The genome window CCGCACCTCTTGCATATTAGCTGCTCACCCTCCTGTACATATCCTGCAGCGCCGCACAGGGCACAGACATCATAAGCTACCGCGATACTTCCATCGCTTCTTTTAATCGCAAGAATTCTGGCATTGGCTTTACTATCGCTTCCGTGCATGGGGCAGTTTGCTGGCATGTTCTGCATATCAGTTAGTGTTTCAAACATTATTTTGCCTCTTGTTAGGTTCACCTAATATCTTATGATACAACAATAGATATTAAATATTTCGGTTATCCTAATATTATAATTCTAATAACCGTAGTTTTAGGAAAATTTTAAAAAACATAATAAATAGAACGCTATGTAGAGAGCTATTCAAATTGGGTATGGTAATAAGCGAAGACTTAAATGTATAGCTTGCGGAAAAATTATAAGGTTTCAAATAATATAGATCCTGATGCCTGTTGACCCGATATGCAAAATGGCGGTTGATGAGAAAACCGCGTTAAAATCAGTTTACAAAAACAAAGATTACTATTTTTGCTCCGAGGCTTGCAAGAATAAATTCGACGAGCTTGATAAAAGCGTAATCCGTGTGCGGCGCTTCTTAAAGGACAGGGAAAAGATATCGTTTGGCAAACTTAAGCGCGAAATCATCGAACCCGGTATTTGCACGCTCTGCGGGGCATGCGCTGCAAGCTGTGAAGTATTATCCATCATGGCAGGAAAACCTGCCCTTAAAGGAAGGTGCACTGCATGC of Candidatus Methanoperedens sp. contains these proteins:
- a CDS encoding DUF2318 domain-containing protein, giving the protein MFETLTDMQNMPANCPMHGSDSKANARILAIKRSDGSIAVAYDVCALCGAAGYVQEGEQLICKRCGAPINPDTIGDEIVIRTNDVGEKADLFK